The window CCTGTGCACAGGATCAGGCGGTCAGGGCCTGCTCGACGGTGGGATAGCAGGGGATGAGCTGATCAAGGCCGATGATCTGCAGGACCCGCGGGAAGGCTTCCTGGGAGCCGGCGATGCGCAGCCGGCCCTCAGCGTCACTCGCGGCTTGGTGAGCGGTGAGGAAGACGCTGATACCGCTGGAGTCCATGAACGTCACCCGCCTGAAGTCCGCCACCACCCGCGGCGGCATCACGCCGCCCGAGGACCGCATCGCCTCGGCGAGCATGTCCTTGACGGTCAGGTCGATCTCGCCGCGCACGGGGAGCTCAACCCGCCCCCTGAGGACTCCCAGAACGGCGAAACAGGCGGCCTTGGCAGCTTGATCGGGATGGTCCCCGTCGACACTGAGTAGCTCAAACGCCAGAGATCCCAGACAGACATCTGGCTCCTCATCATCGCGCGCTGAGGCCAGGGTGTTCCTGGCCTCAGCGAAGCGCGCTTCTCCGGCGATGAACCAGGCCGTCATTCGCTAATCACCGACCGGGGCATCCCGCCGGGCACCGTCCGCGTGGAACGCACCGGCCGCATGTGCGGCGAGCTCACGTACCTGGTGCTCGCCTGGGACGTGTCCCGCTGCGCCGGACCGGGCGGCATCCGGCTCACCTGGAGGGAAGACACCGGCTGGTCACACACCCTGCTGGGAGTTGTCGTCACAGTGTCACGCCCACATCAGGAGCGATGCGAGGGTGACGGCTGCCCGGTAGGACTCGGCGGCCTTGTCGTAGCGAGTGGCGATACCGCGCCGCTGCTTCAAGCGGTTGAAGCAGCGTTCTACGGCGTTGCGCCGTGACCCTGTGCAGAAGGGCGGGTGACCACGTTGATGTTGAACGTGTGAGCACCCAGGCCGCCCGCGATGCCCATGAAGAGCAGGGCGAAGTGCTCCTGCCCGCGTGCGGTGGTGATGCCGCCGATGTCCAGCTGGGATGACGGGGGCCAGCCGAGGTCGGTGAGCAGTCGGCCGGTGGTCCGTTTGGCTTCGGCGTCGTCGCCGGAGAGGAAGACGGTGCTCGGGCCATCGAGACCGTCCGGGGCGGTCATCACGGTGGAGTCCATGGTGCACAGCGTCTTGACGACGGGGGTCAGGGGGAAGGCTTCCTGGATCTTTTCACCCAGGCTGCTGTTGGGGTGCGAGAGCTCTGTGAAGTCCTCGGAGAGGCCGACCCCGACATCGATCAGCAGAGTGCCGGCCAGCGCCGGTGCTCCGATGGAGTGCAGCAGTTCCACGGAGACAGTACCCGGGGTGGCGTTGACGAGTACCTCCGCGTGGGCGGCTGTCTCGTTCAGGCTTGCCACGGGGAGACCGAGGTCTGTCCGTTCCTTGGGCTGACGTGAACCGAGGAGCACGTCGTGTCCTGCGGCGCTCCAGCCATGGGCCAGTGCTCGGGCGACGTTGCCGGTGCCAAGTAGTCCTAAGCGCATGGTGCGACGCTAGCTGTTGTCGGGGCGCTGCGGATCGGACCTCGGGCCCGGGTGGACCGGCACCAAAGACGTAGTCCTGTGGTCGCTTGCCACTCGGTACGACAAGACCGCCGAGTCCTACCGGGCAGCCGTCATCCTCGCCTCGCTCCTGATGTGGGCGTGCCACTGTGACGACAACTCGGAGCCGGGGGCCGGCCCGCCATCCCGCGCGGTCCGCTCACCGGCCTGCACCGCGGATACGCGACACCCGATGTCGTCACGGACGTGGCCGACGTCCTGGTGTCCCGGCAGTTCCGCTCCTACACCACGCAATGGCGCGGCGAGTGGCAGTGTGCGCACGAGGTGCGCACCGCGATCGACGCTTTCCACCAACCGGCCGGCTGACCGGCACGGTCGGCTGCGCACGTGTGCGCAGACCTCCCATCCCGCCCACCGCTCTCCCTACCAACTCCCAACTCCCGGGTACCAGTCGGTGAAGTCCTCGTCGCATTACAGCCCGTTGAGGCGGTCTCTCACCCGCATCGCCGTCGTACCGCCCGGGTTGCTCGCCCGTGCGATCTGCGCGGTCAGAGACGGGACTTGCTCACCGGGACGGGGACGGAGCGACAACAGACACCTCGACAACTGCATCGGTCTTCGAAGCAGCCGCGAGCACGCTGATCATGCAGGCGCACCGGCAAAATCCAAGATCCCCGACAGAGCCGAGCTCAGTCTCGGACGACGCTGCTGATCGCGGTGCGGAGGTCGTCACCTTCCGTATCCGTGTGTGCCGACGGGAGGGGGGACGCGCTGGCGGGGTTGAGCGCATCGAAGAGCAGGGCCATGAAGCGTGCGCGCGTGCCAGGCGTGGTGCCGGGGAGGGCGAGGCCGGCGACGCCCATGACGAGGAAGCGCGGAATGTCGTCCGCCGTGAGGTCGGTGCGGATCTCCCCCTGCGCCTGGCCGTGCTCCAAGAGAGGACGAAGGGAGTCACTCAAGCGCCGGAGGGCATCCACGGCGACGTCGGCGAAGTTGCCGACGAAGGTGACCAGTCCCCGCTCCTCGGTGATCAGGTCGAGTAGCCGGGTGGCGATGTCCAGGAGGGACTGGCGCGGGTGGCTGGAGGCCGTGGCGTCGGTGATCAGCGGAAGGAGGTCGGTCTCGAGGATGTCGTCGAGGACCGCCCGGACAAGGGCCTCCCGGTTAGGGAAGTGCCGGTAGAGCGTGGCGATGCCCACGCCCGCCTCGGTCGCGATCTGCTCCAGGGAGCCCTCACCTGTGCCGAGGACGTTGCGTCCGGCCGCGATGATGCGCTCCGCGCTGGAGCGGGCGTCAACCCTGCGGAGCCGGGGTGTGCGCGGTGCGGCGTTCGGCATCTCTGACCCTCCAGTTTCTACATCGCAGACTACTCAATCGCCCGCGCGATAATAGCCGTCTACCGCTTTGATAGTTGACTATCGCTTTGGTAGTACCATCTCACTTCGTTCGGATGCGCGTGCCCGTCGGGGTGCGCCGGAGAAGGGAAAGCGTGTGTCTGTGCTGCTGTATCGGCTGGGGCATTTCGCCTACGCCAGGCCCTGGTATGTGATCACCGGCTGGTTGGCGGTGATGTCCGCCGTGGTGGCGCTGCTCGTGGTCAATCCCGTCAAGTTGAGCAACGAGGTGCGCATCGACGGCACCCCCGCCCAGGAGATCATCGACGATCTGGCGAAGTCCCTTCCCGAGGCGTCCGGCGGGCAGGGCATGCTGGTGTTCCGCGCGCAGGACGGGGCCCGGGTCGACGGCGAGAGCAGCCGCGCCGCCCTGATAGCCGCGGTGGACGCGGTCTACCGCCACGCCCACGTCATCGACGCGCGCGAGATCCTCGCCGAGGAACTGTCGAAGGGTGAGAAGAGTCCGCTGATGCGGGCCCAGGCGGCGGTGGCCGAGGCCGCCGGGCAGCCGACGGGAGCCAAGGCGCCGGCGCCGCTGCTGCAGGACGGACGACCGGTGCCCGGGGTTGTGGTCTCGTCGGACGGCTCCACCGCCCTGATGCAGTTCCAGTTCGACGAGCAGACCTATGAGCTGCCCTCCGGCACGATCGACAGCACCGTCCAGGCCGCGAAGCGGCAGGCTGAACACGGCCGCCTCGACGTGCTGCCGTCGGCGGCGATGCTGGAGATACCGGAGATCGTGGGCGTCGGTGAGATCGTCGGCGTCGTGGTGGCGGCCATCGTCCTGCTGGTCACCCTGGGGTCGGTCGTGGCGGCGGGCCTGCCCCTGGTCATCGCTCTGGTCGGTGTCACGGTGGGCGTCGGCGGCGCTTTCACTCTCTCCACCGTCTTCGAGATCCACTCGCTCACCGCCGTACTGGCCCTGATGCTGGGGCTCGCCGTCGGCATTGACTACGCCCTGTTCATCGTCAACCGGCAACGGCGGCTGATTCTGGACGGCGGCCTGGACGCGCACGAGGCGACCGGTCGCGCCATCGGCACCGCCGGGAGCGCGGTCTTCTTCGCCGGCAGCACCGTCATCATCGCCCTGGCAGGACTGTTGGTGGTCGGTATCACGCTGCTCAGCACCATGGCCCTCGCCGCCGCGGCCACGATCGCCATCACCGTCCTGCTCGCCCTGACCCTGCTGCCGGCGCTCCTGGGCCTGGTCAAGGAGCGCATCTGCTCGCCCAGGACCCGACGCACGGCGCAGCAGCAGGCCTCCGCCGCCGCACGGACACGGGCCACCCGCTGGGGATCACGCCTGGTCCGCCACAAGTACCCCGCTCTCACGGCGGCGTTCCTGATCCCCCTGGTTCTGGCTCTCCCTGCCCTCGATATGCGGATGGGCCTGCCGTCCGGCGCCAGCTACAACCCCGACACCGCGCAGCGCCAGAGCTACGAGGAGGTCAGTGAAAGCTTCGGCCCCGGCTACAACGGCCCCCTCATGGTCGTCGCCCGCTCCTCCGACAGCGGGCAACCGCTCCCACCCACGGCCCTCGCCGCAGTCGTCTCCGACCTGAAGGACACCGAAGGCGTCACATCGGTCTCTCTGGCAGGTACGAACTCCGCCGGCACCGTAGCTGTCCTCAGCCTCATCCCTGGCGAGGGGCCGAACGACGACGGCACCAAGGACCTCGTCACCTCCGTGCGGGACAAGAGCCGGGAGATCCGCGAAACCCATGGCGTCACCCTCGGCATCACCGGCTTCACCGCCCTCGCGATCGACGTGTCCGACCGCCTCGCGGACGTCTTGCCCCTCTACGTGGCCACCGTTCTCGGACTCTCGCTGATCGTCCTGCTCCTGGTCTTCCGCTCCGTACTCGTCCCGGTGATGGCCACCCTCGGCTTCCTGCTCAGCATCGCCGCCACCTTCGGCATCACCACGGCCGTCTTCCAATGGGGCTGGTTGCAGGCGCTGTTCGGACTCGACGCGAGCGCACCCGTGATGAGCCTGCTGCCCATCATCGTCACCGGCGTGCTCTACGGACTGGCCATGGACTACCAGGTCTTCCTGGTGACCTCGATGCGCGAAGCCCGCATGCACGGCGCCGATCCGATCGACGCGACGGTCTCCGGCTTCGCCCGGGCCAGCGCCGTCGTGGTCGCAGCAGCCACGATCATGGTCTCGGTCTTCGCCGGATTCATCTTCAACGCCCAGCCCATGATCAAACAGGCGGGATTCGCGCTGGCGGTGGGCATCCTCATCGACGCGTTTGTCATCCGCATGACGTTCATTCCGGCCACCATGGCACTTGCTCGGGAGAAGGCGTGGTGGATTCCCGGGTGGCTGGACCGCCTCCTGCCTGACCTGGACGTCGAAGGCGACAAGCTCGCGCAAAAGATCCCGCTTCCCCATCCTGCCGCTCCCCACCAGCACGCCACCACGCACAAGCCCTGACGCGCCGTCGGCGAACATGTGCCTGCAGACAACGCCGAACCCGCGGCCGACGGCCGCGGTGCCGGTGCAAGGTGCCGTCCGCGTCGCTTCGCGCACCGCACGGGGTGCGCGAAGCGACCGCGACGAGAATGCGGTCGCCACCCCGCCACCCCGCCACCCCGCCACCCCGCCGCCCGTGTCGGCTGGTCGGCCTGTTCGGAGGTCTTCGCGACCCAGATGGTGAGCATCACGCGCTGCGGAACCACAAACACCACCTGAGACTGGACACCGCCGACGGCACCACCGCGTTCGACCAGGACGCCACGTTCTACCGGGCAGCCTGACTGGAGACTCCGCCTGGTCGCTGTTCCGTGCGTACAACTTCCTGGACCACCACATTCGGCACGCCGATCACACCCTGCGCGTCGCCCCCATCTTCACAGCAGCGGAGCGCGAGGACGCCACGTTCCGCGTCGGTCACTGAGACCGTGTCCTACGTGGTGAGGGACGAGTCGCTTGTAGCAGCAGTTGGCGGCAGCGAGGCCGCATCGGCGTGCGCATCGCCCGCAACGGGATCGAGTCCAGCGAACGATTAGGGCGACGCCGCTGGGTCATCGAGCGGACGATGTCCTGGCTGTCCGGCTATCGACGACTCAGCCCACGCCACGAGCGTCACCCCCACAACTTGGAACGCGGCTTGCCCCGGTCCTCGGGGCTCGGACCTGTGTGGTCGCCCCCTTTCTTTTGAGCCCTGACGTGGGCGGTGTCGAGGACGACGCGGGTGACGTCGATGAGGCCGGCGTCGTCGAGGTGGTGCAGCACGGCCTCGTGGAGGCGGCCCCAGACACCGGCCCTGGACCAGATCCGGAACCGGCGGTGAGCCGTCGACTTCGATATGCCGAAACAGGGCGGCAGTTGGCGCCAGGCGCAGCCGCTTACCAGGACGTAGACGATCGCCGCGAACAGCGTCTCATCAGGGGTGTCCTGGGTTCCGCCGCCGTGCGGCCGCACTCTCGAGGGCGGGATCAGCGGTTGCGCGATCTCCCACAGCCCGTCCGGAACAATCCAACTCCACGTACCCCGCCCCATGCGCGGAGCCACCACCGCCTCACCACGTAGGACACGATCTAAGCCGTACGCCGCTTGAACAGCGCTCCCGAAGCGGCCACCGAGGCGGCGAGGATGCCCGTGCACCAGGCGAGCGCCACCCACCCCGTCGAGCCCACCGGCTGCCCGAGCAGCAGTCCGCGTACCGCCTCGGTGACATGGGTGACGGGCTGGTGGGCGGCGAAGCCCTGGAGCCACGAGGGCATGGTGTCGGTCGGCACGAAGGCGCTGCTCGGGTAAGGCAGGAAGCTCACGAAGAAGGTGAAACCCCCGGCTGCCTCGGGGGACTTGACGAGCAGGCCCACTGCGGCGGACAGCCAGGAGAGCGCCGCGATGTAGGTGGCCAGGAGGCCGATCGCGGCGAGCCAGCCGCCCGGGCCGGCCGAGGGGCGGAAGCCGATCGCGAAGGCGAGCGCGAAGACCAGGGCGGTGGCGATCAGGTTCCGGGCCGTGGAGGCGAGGACGTGGCCCGCCAGGATGGGGATGCCGCCGATGTCGAGGGACCGGAAGCGGTCGATGATGCCGCCCTTGAGGTCCTCGGTGACGGTCACGGCGGTGCTGGCCGAACCGAAGCCGGCGCACAGCAGCAGGACGCCGGGGACGACGTAAGTGACGTATTCCGTACCGGTGTCGATGGCTCCGCCGAGGAAGTACACGAAGATCAGGAGCAGCATCACCGGAAGCGCCATGGCCGTCATCAGGGCGTCGACGTTGCGGCGGCTGAGCCGGATGGAGCGGCCGGTCATGATGAGTGCGTCAGACATGGCTGGGCTCCTGGTGTGCGGGCTTCGTGAGGGTCAGGAAGACGTCGTCGAGGGTGGCCGTGTGCAGCGAGAACCGTTCGATGAGCGTGCTGTCGGGGTCCAACGCGTCGAGCAGCGTCCGCACCTGGGGCGCACCGCCGTCGGTGAAGAAGCCCAGGGTGCGGGTCTCGGGCTCGCTGTACACCGCCTGTGACACCAGGCGCAGATAGGCGACCGGGTCGGTCAGGACGATGTCGAGGCGCTGGCCCGCGACGCGCCGCTTCAGTTCCTCGGAGGTGCCCTCGGCGACCAGTTCGCCGCCGTGGAGCACGGCGATACGGTCCGCCAACCGGTCGGCCTCCTCCAGGTACTGGGTGGTCAGGAAGACCGTCGTGCCCCGCGCCGACAGTTCGCGCACCACGCTCCACAGCTCCTGGCGGCTGCGCGGGTCGAGGCCCGCGGTCGGCTCGTCCAGGAAGATCACTTCGGGTTGGCCCGCCAGGGACGCGGCCAGGTCGAGGCGCCGTCGCATGCCTCCCGAGTACGTCTTGACCAGGCGGCCGGCGGCGTCGGCGAGGTCGAAGCGGTCGAGGAGTTCGGCGGCCCGGGTGCGTGCGGCTGCGCGGGAGGTGCGGGCACCGGCGTGGGTGCGGGTGAGCCGGGCCATCATCCGCAGGTTCTCCGCACCGGTCTGCATCTCGTCGAGCGCCGCGAACTGGCCGGTGAGGCTGATCGCGCGGCGGGCCCGGGCCCGCTCGGTGCGCAGGTCGTGCCCTGCGACCCTGGCGGTGCCCGCGTCGGCCTCGGTGAGCGTGGCCAGGATGCGGACGGTGGTGGTCTTGCCCGCGCCGTTCGGGCCGAGCAGGGCGTGTACGGTGCCGCGCGGCACCGCCAGGTCGAGACCGCGCAGAACCTCCACCTTGCCGTAGGTCTTGCGCAGGCCGATGGCCTCGATGGCGGGTGCGTCGGGCATGGCCTCGCCTCTCCATGACTGCTTACTGCGTATCCCTTACGCGTTATCGTGTAAGGGTTACGCAGAACTATGATGTGCGTCAAGCCGGAGGCCCGAGAAACGGTCCCGGGACGCAGAGGGAGGCAACGCGGATGGCGGCAGCGGACGAGGACACCGGCCTACCCGTGAGCCTCGCGACGGCCTGGGGTTTCAGGGCCCGCCCCTCGAAAGGGCCAAAGCCGGGGCTCAGCCTGGACCGCATCGTGGCCGCGGCAGTGGGCGCCGCGGCTGCCGAGGGCATCGGGGCGGTGTCGATGGGGCGCGTCGCCAAGGAGCTCGCCGTCTCGCCGATGTCGCTCTACCGGTACGTCGGCGCAAAGGACGAGCTCTACGTCCTGATGCAGGAGGCGGTCACGCCCGCGCCCCCCGAACCGATGCCCGAGGGGGCCGGGTGGCGCGCGGGGCTGACCCGGTGGGCCCGGGCACAGCGCGCGTTCTTCCACGAGAACCTATGGCTCCTGCGGATCCCTGTCTCCGGGCCGCCCGCAAGCCCGAAGTCGGTGGCGTGGATGGAGTACGGCCTCGAGACCCTCGACGGCACCGGGCTCGACGAGGGCACGAAACTCGGCGTGATCATGCTGGTCAGCGGCTATGTGCGCAACGAGGCGACGCTGATGTCAGACCTGGATGCCGCGTACACGGCGAGAGGCCACGCCCCCGACGAGGTGCTGCGCCGCTACCAGCGCACCCTCGCCGCCCTTACCGACCCCGAACGCCACCCGGCCGTCACACGCGTCCTCGAATCCGATGCCCTGGACCAGGCGGACGAGCCGGACGCGGACTTCGAGTTCGGACTCGGGGTCGTGCTCGACGGGGTGGCGGCGCTGATCGCGCGGCGCGGGTAGGGCGTTTCTTCCGGATCACCATCCGCTCCCCGGCCGACGCACGGCACGTCGCCTGGCAGGCTCGTCCTCACGTGTCAGACAGGTCGTCAAGGCGGCACCCGGCCCTCGCGTTCCAGCCCGTCATGGCGGAGTTCCTTGCCGGGGAAGGGTGTCGCCGAAGCCTACGAACCGTCAGGCCGAGGATCCACTGTCGATGACCAGGTCGGCGCCGACCACCGCGCCGGCCGCGGGCGAGGCGAGGTAGAGCACCGCGGCTGCCACTTCTTCTGCCTCCGCGACCCGGCCGAGCGGGTTTTCTGTCTTCACTCGCTCGGCACGGTCGGCCTCGGTCTCGCCGGGCCGCAGCGACATGGGAGCGGCGGAGGCGCCGGGACTGACCGCGTTGATGCGGATGCCCTGGTGGATGTGGTCGAGAGCGGCGGCACGGGTCAGCGCAGAGACCGCTGCCTTGGAGGTGATGTAGGCGGCAACGTTCGGGATCCGCAGGTGTGCGCCCAGGTTGGAGGAGATATTGACGATGGCGCCGCCACCGTTGTCCTTCATGTGGGCGATCTCGTGCTTCATGGCCAGCCAGACGCCGGTGACATTGGTCCGCAGCACCGCGTCCCAGTCCTCCTCGCTCACCTCTCCGACGGCTACGGTGCCGCGGAGTATCCCGGCGTTGTTGACCGCGATGTCCAGTCCGCCGAAGCGGGTAACGCTCTCGTGTACCAGGTTCTGGAGCTGGCCGGAGTCGGTGACATCGGCGGTGACGGTGGTGGCCGTGCCGCCTGCGGCCTCGATGAGGCCGACCGTCTCGTTCAGTGTGGCCGCGGTGCGCCCGGCGGCGACCACGGATGCGTCCTCGGCTGCGAATGCGAGCGCGATTGCGCGGCCGAGGCCGGAGCCTGCGCCGGTGACGAGGACGGTCTTGCCGGTGAAGCGGTTCATTTCGGTGGCTCCCTTGAGTGGTGGACTATTTGGTGCGGTGGTTCAGGAGGGCGACGGCGGCGAGAGCGGCCCCTGTTGCGGCCAGGGACGAGGTATCGCTGCCGAGCGTGAGCAGGATCGCGAACAGGACGGTCGGGCCGAATTCCATCGCGGTGTTCAGCACGCCGCCCGCGAGCCCGGTCTGCTGTTGCGGCACGCGTTCGGTGGCGAGCACGGCGGCTCCCGCGAAGGAGGCCGCCGTGCCGGCCGGCAGCAGCACCAGGCCCGGCAGCAGTCCATACCCGTATGAGATGTGTGCGTCGATCCCGGTGAGCGCGAGGAGGGCGAGCCCGGCCGCGCCGGTGCCGAGCCCGGCGGCTGTGACGGTTCGGGCCCCGTACCGGCCGATGAGCGGTCCTGCCGCGCGGCCCGCGGCGATCAGTGCAACAGCGAACGGTACGAACGCCGCCGAGGTCTGCAGCTGTGACCAGTCGCGCGCCTGCTGGAGGTGGAGGGAGAGAACCACGAAAGTCATCGCGGTTCCGCAAGCGCTCAGTGCGATGGCCGCGAGAGCGAGGCCCCGCCGCCGGTCGAGCAGGAAGCGGGGCGGCAGCAGCGGGTCGACGGCGCGGCGCTCGGCGTACCAGAACGCGGCCAGCAGCGCGGTTCCGCAGAGCAGCGGCACGAGCACGCCGACCGACGACCAGGGGCGGGTATCGGTGACGACGAGCCCGTAACTGGCGAGGGTGACCCCGGCGGTGGCGAGCAGAGCACCCGGCAGGTCGAGAGTCCTGCCCCGGCTCGGCATGGTGTCCGGCAGCAGCCGGGGCGTGAGGGCGAGGGCTGCGAGGGCCACCACGAGTGGCACGGCGAAGGTCCAACGCCAAGACAGCAGCGCTGAGATGACGCCGGAGAGCAGATTGCCCGCGGTCGCGCCGAGTATCGAGAGCCCGCCCCAGGTGGCCATCGCCCTGCCGTATGCGGTGGGGGAGGGGAAGGCGGCGCGCAGCACGGCCATGGCGGCGGGTGCGATCAGAGCCGCCCCCGCGCCCTGCGCGAAGCGCGCTGCGAGCAGTGTCCCGATGCCGGTGGTGAGCGGAGCGGCGGCCGAGGCGGCGGCGAAGAGGACGAGGCCTGCGGTGAGTGCGCGCCGCCCGCCGTAGCGGTCCGCGAGGCGACCGCCAAAGAGCAGCAGTCCGGTGAAGGTCAGTCCGTAGGCAGCGCTGAGCAGGATCAAGTCGGCGCGCTGCAGGTCGAATTCGCGCCCGATGAGGGGCAGCGGTATGGCGAGCGCGGCGAGTGTGAAGATCAGCGTGGCCTGGACGCTACCGAGGAGGACGAAGGCGCGTCGCTGCTGCATAGTGGCGACGCGGGCAGCGCCAGTGGCGGTCATGCCTTCCCCCTGATATTTGACCGATCGGTTCATTATTTGGGCATGCGGAAGCGAGCCCGGTGGTTCCCGGTGGGTGTGAGTCAGTCCAGCAGGGCTAGGGCCTGTTCGGCCGCGTCCCGCACCCGGGCGGGATCGTTCGACGCCTTGCCGACGATCCGTACACCCTGCAGCAGGACGAGCAGCATGCGGGCCAGTGCGCGCGGATCGCGGCCCTCGGGCAGCTCGCCCTGAGCCTGGGCCCGTACGAGCGCGGAGTGCAGCAGGGTCTCGACGTGCTCCCAGCTGATCTCGACCCGACGGGCCGCCGCAGGGTCGTGCGGGGCCAGTTCGGCCGCGGTATTGGTGACGAAGCAGCCGTTCAGCCGGGCTTCCGGGGAGGCGGCCTCTGTGGCGAAGCGGCGCACCACCGCCCGCACCGCAGGCAGTGCGGGGCCCGGCTGGGACAACTCGGCGAGGAGAGCCGGGTCGCGCGTCTCGGCGTACCGGTCCATGGCCTTCAGATACAGCTCGTGCTTGCTGCCGAAGGTCGCGTATATGCTCGCGCGGCCGATGCCGAGGTGCTCGACGAGGTCCGTCATTGACGTAGCTTCGTAGCCGCGCCGCCAGAACAGCTCAAGGGCCGACTGCAGCGCGGCGTCCGGATCGAATTCCTTGGTCCTGGCCACGTCGAAGACCATAGGCGTATCTAGAACGGTCGGTCAAATATCTGACACCGTGGCCGGGTCGTGAGGGCTCCCAATTTCCCACGCGCTTCCAGGACCCGGTACACCGTCGCGCGAGATACGGAGAATAGTTCGGCGAGGTCGGCGTTGGTGTGCTCGCCGGTGGCATGCTGCTTGATGAGGTGGGCCTGCCGACGGGCGGAGAGTTTTGGCGGCTTGCCGTGGAGCTTGCCCTTGGAACGGCCGACGGCCATGTCCTCGCGAGTTTTCATCCGCAACAGATCGACTTCGAACAGCGCAGGTGGCCAGGATGTTGAAGAACATCTTGCCACCGGGATGGCGACCAGGGGTGCGCAGCGGAGGGTCAGGCTTCGGCCCCGCGAGCGCATGAGGTAGGAAGACATCCGTGACCGAGCCGCCCCAGACCGCCACCCAGCACGCGTTTATCGCCCTCGCGCCGCCCGACCATGCGAAGAAGGAGCTGGCGCACGCGCTGAGCCCGGCCTACGCCGCCTATCCCGAGCTGCGCTGGAACCGCATCGAGGACTGGCACATCACCCTGGCGTTCCTGGGCGAGCTGCCTGTGCAGGCCGTCCACCGGCTTCGTTCGCCCCTCGCAGACCTGGCGGCTGCCCGCCCCTCTCTCGAACTGGTACTCCTCGGTGGCGGACACTTCGACGAGCGAGTGCTGTGGAGTGGCATCGAGGGCGATCTCGACGAACTGCACGAGCTGGGCGAAGCAGTGCGGGCGCGGATCAGGGACTGCGACATCGCCTTCGTCGAACGTCCGCTGCGTCCTCACCTCACGCTGGCCCGCGCTCGCCGCTACGACAACGCGTCCGTACCGGCGGCGGCCGCCTGCCTCGACGGCTTCACCGGACGCCCTTGGCAGACCGAACGTCTCCACCTGGTCGGCAGCACGGTAAGCGGCCACCCAGGCCCGCGGCGCTATCAGGACATCGACGCATGGACCCTGGCCACTGGGCCATGGCATCCCGACCCGAAACCGTCACAACTCACGTCAGGAGATCCGAGAAACAGCGCCTGGTTCTAGGGTCTACGCGGCGAGGGCGTGCCTGGTGCCAGGGATGCCTTCCCTGCGCTGGCTCGGGGCGACCCGCGCATAGCTGATGTAACGGGGTCAATGCCGCGCCCTTGCCGGTCACGCTTGCGTCTCCTGCCGGTGGAGGGTTGAGGATCTCCGCATGGATGAGGAGAACCCCGACCTGCTCACCATTGGCCAGCTCGCGCGCCGCACCAACCTTGCAGTGCGTACTTTGCGCTTCTGGTCGGACGAGGGGGCAGTGCCGCCTGTGGCCCGTTCCGCGGGCGGTTACCGGCTGTACGAGGCCGAGGCCGTGGCCCGGGTCGACCTGGTGCGGACCCTGCGGGAGCTGGGGTTCGGTCTCGATGACGTGGTCCGCGTCGTGAGTGGCCGCACCACGGTCGCCGAGGTTGCTGACGCGCATGTGGCCGCGCTTGATGCGCAAATTCGTTCACTCAAGGTGAGCCGGGTACGCAGGGCCCAGCAGAACTCCGACGGCACCTCAAGAACTGGCGGATCCTCACCAAACTTCGAACCGATCCCGCCCGCGCCACCCAACTTCTGCGTGTTCTGCTCGTACTGACCAACCTTGAAGTCGACCGCTGACGAATGATCCTCTCCGCGGACTCCCGCCCACGACCAGCACGTGTACCCCGAGGACCGATCACACCAGGTCTTTGACCTGCGACTTCAAGTTGGTGGCAACTCAGTCCGTGGCTTCCGGGTCGAGACAGTGCCAGGATCGGCCTTCGGAGACGGGTCGAGGTCCCGGACATAGACGCTGACACGCGCCCCGTTGACATGGGTTGTTCCGTACGCACGGAAGTGGCGCCGCAGGGTGCTTGTTTTCGCTTCCTCCTGCGAGTTGGTCGACGACTGC of the Streptomyces aurantiacus genome contains:
- a CDS encoding MMPL family transporter translates to MSVLLYRLGHFAYARPWYVITGWLAVMSAVVALLVVNPVKLSNEVRIDGTPAQEIIDDLAKSLPEASGGQGMLVFRAQDGARVDGESSRAALIAAVDAVYRHAHVIDAREILAEELSKGEKSPLMRAQAAVAEAAGQPTGAKAPAPLLQDGRPVPGVVVSSDGSTALMQFQFDEQTYELPSGTIDSTVQAAKRQAEHGRLDVLPSAAMLEIPEIVGVGEIVGVVVAAIVLLVTLGSVVAAGLPLVIALVGVTVGVGGAFTLSTVFEIHSLTAVLALMLGLAVGIDYALFIVNRQRRLILDGGLDAHEATGRAIGTAGSAVFFAGSTVIIALAGLLVVGITLLSTMALAAAATIAITVLLALTLLPALLGLVKERICSPRTRRTAQQQASAAARTRATRWGSRLVRHKYPALTAAFLIPLVLALPALDMRMGLPSGASYNPDTAQRQSYEEVSESFGPGYNGPLMVVARSSDSGQPLPPTALAAVVSDLKDTEGVTSVSLAGTNSAGTVAVLSLIPGEGPNDDGTKDLVTSVRDKSREIRETHGVTLGITGFTALAIDVSDRLADVLPLYVATVLGLSLIVLLLVFRSVLVPVMATLGFLLSIAATFGITTAVFQWGWLQALFGLDASAPVMSLLPIIVTGVLYGLAMDYQVFLVTSMREARMHGADPIDATVSGFARASAVVVAAATIMVSVFAGFIFNAQPMIKQAGFALAVGILIDAFVIRMTFIPATMALAREKAWWIPGWLDRLLPDLDVEGDKLAQKIPLPHPAAPHQHATTHKP
- a CDS encoding TetR/AcrR family transcriptional regulator: MPNAAPRTPRLRRVDARSSAERIIAAGRNVLGTGEGSLEQIATEAGVGIATLYRHFPNREALVRAVLDDILETDLLPLITDATASSHPRQSLLDIATRLLDLITEERGLVTFVGNFADVAVDALRRLSDSLRPLLEHGQAQGEIRTDLTADDIPRFLVMGVAGLALPGTTPGTRARFMALLFDALNPASASPLPSAHTDTEGDDLRTAISSVVRD
- a CDS encoding NADPH-dependent F420 reductase; translated protein: MRLGLLGTGNVARALAHGWSAAGHDVLLGSRQPKERTDLGLPVASLNETAAHAEVLVNATPGTVSVELLHSIGAPALAGTLLIDVGVGLSEDFTELSHPNSSLGEKIQEAFPLTPVVKTLCTMDSTVMTAPDGLDGPSTVFLSGDDAEAKRTTGRLLTDLGWPPSSQLDIGGITTARGQEHFALLFMGIAGGLGAHTFNINVVTRPSAQGHGATP
- a CDS encoding ABC transporter permease, with translation MSDALIMTGRSIRLSRRNVDALMTAMALPVMLLLIFVYFLGGAIDTGTEYVTYVVPGVLLLCAGFGSASTAVTVTEDLKGGIIDRFRSLDIGGIPILAGHVLASTARNLIATALVFALAFAIGFRPSAGPGGWLAAIGLLATYIAALSWLSAAVGLLVKSPEAAGGFTFFVSFLPYPSSAFVPTDTMPSWLQGFAAHQPVTHVTEAVRGLLLGQPVGSTGWVALAWCTGILAASVAASGALFKRRTA
- a CDS encoding STAS domain-containing protein, encoding MTAWFIAGEARFAEARNTLASARDDEEPDVCLGSLAFELLSVDGDHPDQAAKAACFAVLGVLRGRVELPVRGEIDLTVKDMLAEAMRSSGGVMPPRVVADFRRVTFMDSSGISVFLTAHQAASDAEGRLRIAGSQEAFPRVLQIIGLDQLIPCYPTVEQALTA
- a CDS encoding AbfB domain-containing protein, coding for MTGDSAWSLFRAYNFLDHHIRHADHTLRVAPIFTAAEREDATFRVGH